One part of the Rutidosis leptorrhynchoides isolate AG116_Rl617_1_P2 chromosome 1, CSIRO_AGI_Rlap_v1, whole genome shotgun sequence genome encodes these proteins:
- the LOC139892667 gene encoding uncharacterized protein, protein MDFKALKWQILRGSLAWRLILRAMFFVLAMVVLSFTRIANEIRSNEPIRIDFDKCSLNISSIASVDGENLTFGVVRELIGNQMLGFDARVLFVGEGSDSIAYTLRELGFSNAISAYKNPLLSLLRKQFEHKLEFESNSFDLVFSTTFDRTNVPALTVLEIERVLRPGGVGAMLINAVNFDTRSLVRSVTPVSLLLRSSEIVHVCGIPTFTLIVFKKQYENITFFDNYKLPNDCPSVSKNKPFMQYVEPLVHQKLGKENEFCYLPKFLNVSSRNRLIYINMGAGEFDQRYPIPLDTFNVYMVDHNVSALTSHVKKPGVTFVYQPELVEDDETGMRLMPVDYIEAPLHEKQFEFIDWFKETVKDGDFVVLMMNAGSSRLKVLFELFASGAICHVDELFLRCSDEVDCRGSYCKDCTSLYNGLRNAGVFVHQWLAD, encoded by the coding sequence ATGGATTTCAAAGCCTTGAAATGGCAGATCCTACGTGGATCACTCGCGTGGAGGTTGATTTTAAGAGCTATGTTCTTTGTATTAGCTATGGTTGTACTCTCGTTCACTCGAATTGCGAATGAGATTCGATCAAATGAGCCGATTCGTATCGATTTTGATAAATGTTCGTTGAATATCAGCTCGATTGCGTCTGTTGATGGTGAGAATTTGACTTTTGGAGTCGTTAGAGAGCTGATTGGTAACCAAATGTTAGGGTTTGATGCTAGGGTTTTATTTGTAGGCGAAGGTTCGGATTCAATTGCGTATACATTGCGAGAATTAGGATTCTCGAATGCAATTAGTGCTTATAAAAACCCTTTGTTATCACTGTTACGGAAACAGTTTGAACATAAGCTTGAATTTGAGTCAAATTCGTTTGATTTAGTGTTTTCTACTACATTTGATAGAACAAATGTCCCGGCTCTTACTGTTTTAGAAATCGAACGCGTTTTACGACCCGGAGGTGTTGGTGCTATGCTCATTAACGCGGTTAATTTCGATACTCGTAGTTTGGTAAGGTCTGTAACACCTGTTTCATTATTGTTGAGAAGCTCCGAAATTGTTCATGTTTGTGGGATCCCCACGTTTACCTTAATCGTGTTTAAGAAACAATATGAAAACATCACGTTTTTTGATAATTACAAACTTCCTAATGACTGCCCGTCTGTATCAAAAAACAAACCTTTCATGCAGTATGTCGAGCCTCTAGTGCATCAAAAGTTAGGGAAAGAAAACGAGTTTTGTTATCTACCAAAGTTTTTGAATGTTTCATCGAGAAATAGGTTGATATATATTAATATGGGAGCAGGGGAATTCGATCAACGTTATCCTATTCCTCTTGACACATTTAATGTCTATATGGTTGATCATAACGTATCTGCTCTTACTTCACACGTTAAAAAGCCTGGTGTTACGTTTGTGTATCAACCAGAACTAGTTGAAGATGATGAAACGGGTATGCGTCTTATGCCTGTTGATTATATTGAAGCTCCGTTACATGAAAAACAATTTGAATTTATCGATTGGTTTAAAGAAACTGTAAAAGATGGAGACTTTGTTGTACTTATGATGAATGCTGGATCTAGTCGGTTAAAAGTGTTGTTTGAGTTGTTTGCGAGTGGAGCGATATGTCATGTTGATGAGCTGTTTCTTCGGTGTTCTGATGAGGTTGATTGCAGGGGTAGTTATTGTAAAGACTGTACGAGTCTTTATAATGGTCTGAGAAATGCTGGTGTGTTTGTCCACCAATGGTTAGCGGACTGA
- the LOC139867428 gene encoding serine/threonine-protein kinase GRIK2-like gives MFIKGYSLATVAEMGCCGCFGLVFARKQRTAMPKSHFGNHITRGLLQTPEVEYEEEEDEYEDNDDSLYGEDLSDNEKRDQEEFKNPSKRSQDILLFRTENGLICREFPVKETHKVVRSEDENGNKLVNEYVREYKIGSGSYGKVVLYRSRIDGQHYAIKAFHKSHLLKLRVAPSETAMTDVLREVLIMKMLNHPNIVNLIEVIDDPNTDHFYMVLEYVEGKWVFEGAGPPGGLGEHVSRRYLRDIVSGLMYLHSHNIVHGDIKPDNLLVTATGTVKIGDFSVSQVFEDENDELRRSPGTPVFTAPECCLGLTYHGKAADTWAVGVTLYCMIFGKYPFLGDTLQDTYDKIVNDNMWLPRRMNPLLKNLLEGLLCKDPTQRLTLERVAVHPWVVGDEGPIPQFLCWCKRNKIQREKLSDEIITDDLINSH, from the exons ATGTTTATCAAGGGATACTCATTAGCAACTGTGGCAGAAATGGGCTGTTGCGGTTGTTTTGGGCTTGTATTTGCGAGAAAACAAAGGACGGCTATGCCCAAGTCACACTTTGGGAATCACATTACACGTGGATTATTACAAACTCCTGAAGTTGAATATGAAGAGGAGGAAGATGAGTATGAAGATAATGATGATAGTTTATACGGCGAGGACCTGTCTGATAATGAAAAGCGGGATCAGGAAGAGTTTAAGAACCCATCAAAGCGCTCTCAAGATATTCTTTTATTTAGGACCGAGAATGGATTGATTTGTAGGGAGTTTCCTGTTAAGGAAACACACAAAGTTGTTCGGTCAGAG gaTGAGAATGGGAATAAGCTGGTAAACGAGTATGTTCGTGAGTATAAAATTGGCTCAGGAAGCTATGGGAAAGTG GTTCTTTATCGAAGCCGGATAGATGGGCAGCATTATGCAATAAAG GCGTTTCACAAGTCTCATTTGTTAAAGCTACGAGTTGCCCCATCTGAAACTGCAATGACCGATGTTCTTCGCGAG GTGTTAATCATGAAAATGTTAAATCATCCCAATATAGTCAATCTAATTGAGGTGATTGATGACCCAAATACAGATCATTTCTACATGG TTTTAGAATATGTCGAAGGCAAATGGGTCTTTGAGGGTGCCGGACCGCCAGGTGGCTTAGGAGAGCATGTTTCAAGGAGATATTTACGTGATATAGTTTCCGGATTGATGTATCTCCATTCTCAT AATATTGTGCATGGTGATATAAAACCTGACAATCTTCTTGTTACTGCCACCGGAACGGTGAAGATCGGTGATTTTAGCGTCAGCCAGGTTTTCGAG GATGAAAATGACGAGCTACGCCGCTCCCCTGGCACTCCTGTTTTCACTGCTCCCGAATGTTGTCTAG GTCTAACTTATCATGGTAAAGCTGCTGATACATGGGCAGTTGGAGTTACCTTATATTGTATGATATTCGGGAAATATCCTTTTCTTGGTGATACACTGCAAGATACGTACGATAAG ATCGTTAATGATAACATGTGGCTCCCCAGGCGTATGAACCCCCTACTCAAGAACTTACTTGAAGGTCTTCTTTGCAAAG ACCCGACACAGAGACTGACACTAGAGAGGGTTGCAGTTCACCCGTGGGTTGTAGGAGACGAGGGACCGATACCTCAATTTTTATGTTGGTGCAAACGTAACAAAATACAGAGGGAGAAATTGTCAGATGAAATTATAACGGATGATCTTATCAACAGTCACTAA